The Quercus lobata isolate SW786 chromosome 4, ValleyOak3.0 Primary Assembly, whole genome shotgun sequence genome segment CAGCTTCTTCCGTCTTCTGTTCAAGCTCCTTTCTTGTATTCTCAGACAGTTCAAATTTCTGCTCCATGGTGGACTTCCACTTGTGCAGCTGGCTAAGCTCTTCTTCCGTCTTCCCAAGTTTTGACCGTACCCGTTCcagagccgcttcacggttgaggcaacggtccatcaagcccttcatcataaccaaggactgaaataaagaaaattagaagTGTTAAAAATGAAACTAGAAAGTGAACGGACATACACTGAAGGATAATGAAAAGTTACCTGTCCGACGGCAAATAACCCCGTCTCTCCCATCGCCTCCGTCGAGTGATTCCCCAGATCCTCATAGTCCTCTGCAGAAAGTATGGACGTAAGCTTTTCCAAAGCGAACTTCGAATCATCACGAAGAAGGGGAGGGGGCTTCTCCTCGCTGACGGGTGGAGCATGCATTAGGCCCTTACCGGCCCCCTGTTTAACTTGGTTGACGGCCTTAGGgccctcagccatcaagcccacGATGGGCTCCATTGACACCTTTGGCTGCTTGTGTGGACGGTCGGACTTTGGTGGCTGCTTCCTCTTGCCCGATGACCCCGGCACACTGGGAACAACGATctcacccgtcttcttttgctcgacggctaGAGATTTTATCATGGCTCTTCTCTtggcgtcgtccatttctgcaatacaggacggatgatgatgttctctcaaaagtaaaatttcaatttcaagggTAAAAGTAGACGGActcacgtttgtgtattctttcgtcgtaAGCAAT includes the following:
- the LOC115983323 gene encoding uncharacterized protein LOC115983323 isoform X2; translation: MRADRKRLSERTVNLAREVRRALVTTNYHNRQHYSVRCGRGRPQVSLEEFSFLEKVCRKAKPDERTWAKLVNPKTIHWYCDGPEPTREAIAYDERIHKQMDDAKRRAMIKSLAVEQKKTGEIVVPSVPGSSGKRKQPPKSDRPHKQPKVSMEPIVGLMAEGPKAVNQVKQGAGKGLMHAPPVSEEKPPPLLRDDSKFALEKLTSILSAEDYEDLGNHSTEAMGETGLFAVGQSLVMMKGLMDRCLNREAALERVRSKLGKTEEELSQLHKWKSTMEQKFELSENTRKELEQKTEEAGKVLKSRADEVKDLKKKLRHAKDDAVSEYRNSESLLKELGGSFLQGFDDALRQIKKTYPDLDVSMITLTDQDQTSALPVASENTEDLFGEEAAQGDGESAPPNEVAVADPKKAE